Below is a window of Candidatus Methylomirabilota bacterium DNA.
GGTGGACGAAGCGGGCATCGGCGTAGGTCGCCCCCCGCACCCGGGCGGTGTCGAGCGCGCGGGCGGCGAGGTCCCGGGCCACGGCGATCACGGCGGGGTCACCCCACCTCGGGATTCCGTGGCGGCGGGCGTCTCAGGGACGGCGGGCCGTCCAGCCGTCCCGGTTTTGCCGGATCTGGGCCGCGTGATCGTGGGCGTGGACCGCGTTGATCTCGAGCCAGCGCTCCACGGAATAGGGGCCCATCTCGCTGTGAGTCCCGACCCGGCGCCAGTCGGCCTCGCCGAGCTGCTCCAGGATCTGGGCCGTCGTGGCGCGCGCCGCCTCGATGGCCTGGAGAGCCGGCTCGATGGGCCGGGCCGCGTAGGCGAATCGCCGGGCGTAGATGCCCTCGTCGAACGCCTCGATGCGGGGCGCGTCCTCGGTCAGGAGGCGCCGGAGGCGGGCCGCGGCGATGAGGTCGCCGTCCGCGAGGTGGTGGACGATCTCGCGGGCGCTCCACTCGTCCCCTCCCGGACGCCAGTCGAGCTCGGACGGCGTGATGCCTCGGAGGGCGTCGGTGACCTCGGCAGGGCCGGCCTTGTAGCGCGCGATCAGCGACTTCCGCTCGTCTGCCGTCATGTCGGGTCCTCCTCGTCGGGAATCGCCACGCCGCACGCGTCGCGGATCGTTCAGCAGGAGGGGGAGTCCCAACCACTCCCCCTCCTGGACCTCCCCCACCTGGGAGTCGCGGGCACGCGCGACCCCCCGCCCACTGCTATTCGTCCGGGATCGCCACGCCGCACGCGTCGCGTACGACGCGGCGGACGATGTCACCGGGAAAGCCGCGGCGGAGCAGCCAGGCCTGCAGGCGCCGCCCGGCCCGCTCGGGTGTCGCGCGCCGGAGGAGTGGCAGTCGCCGGGCGGCCGCCTCGCGCGCTCGTGTCTCCTCGTCGTCGGCGGCGAAGGCCTCGCGGACGGCGGCGTCGACGAGGGGCCGGGCCACGCCCCGGGCGGTCAGCTCCTGCCGGAGGCGGCGGCTGCCGAGCGCGCGGCCCCGGGCCCGGGACTCCGCCCAGCCGAGGGCGAAGGCCCGGTCGTCCACGTACCCGCGAGCCTCGAGGTCGGCCACGACGGCCTCGGCGACCTCGGCGGGGGCACCGCGGCGCCGGAGCCGCGCCCGGAGATCGCGCCGGGTCCAGCCCCGGCGGCTCAGAAGGTCCAGCGCGACGGCCCGGGCCCGCGGCGCGTCAAGGAGGCGCGGTCGCCCGGTCTCGGCCCCGGCGCGACGGGCGGTCACGGCCGGGAATCCGGCTCACGCCCCGTCGCCGCGGGCCTTCAGGCCGACCGCCGAGCGGACCGCCGTCTCGATCTCGGCGGTGACCTTGGGATTCTCGCGGAGGTACTTCCGGGCGTTGTCGCGCCCCTGCCCGATGCGCTGGTCCCGGTACGAGAACCAGGTTCCGCTCTTCTCGACGATCCCGTGCTCGACGGCGAGGTCCAGGACGTTCCCCTCGCGGGAGATTCCCTCGCCGTACATCATGTCGAACTCGGCCTCGCGGAACGGGGGCGCCAGCTTGTTCTTGACCACCTTGACCTTGGTCCGGACGCCGATGGACTCGGTGCCTTGCTTGAGCGCGTCCATGCGGCGGATGTCCAGGCGCACCGAGGCGTAGAACTTGAGCGCGCGGCCGCCGGGGGTGGTCTCGGGAGAGTTGTGGACCACCACGCCGTCGACCAGATACGTGTGCTGGCCTTCGATCTCCAGATCGAACCGGTGCATCCCGCGCGTGGCGGGCTTGACGTAGCGATTGAGGATCCGGGCCGGCACCGCGCGCAAGACCCGGCGCTCGGCCAGGGACTCGGTCTCGGCCACGGGATGCCAGGCGAAGCGGCCACGGAGGCTCGGATGAAGCTTATAGTCCACGCTGGGATGGAGATAGGGCGTGATCAGCGCGTGCAGTCGCGCCGTCTGCCGCGAGTCGAACCGGAAGCCGCGGCCGTCATCGCGAGGCCGGCCCACGCCGAGGCGTTCCAGTGAGGCCATGACTCGTTCCCGCGCCTCGGGCGGCAGCGACTTGTTGTACAGCACGGCCTTTCCCTTGCCCCACCGCGCATATGAGCCGGCAAACGACCCGTCGTCCCCGTACCAGACCGCCAGCCCTCGGGCATCGAGACGATCGAGCGCTGAACCGGCGGCGGTGCGTCGACCATCCCGATCGTACAGCTCGGCGCGCAGATCGGCCAGGGCCGGCATCGAGAGCGTGTCGAAGCCGTAGCCGTTCCCCACGGGACCGATCGCCCGAGCGAAGGGGACCAGCATCTCGTGCTTCCAGCGCAGGTAGTCCTTCTGCGCCGGACCGTGTCCGACCCGGAAGTGTGCCGTATGCGCCCCGGTGCTCCGCAAGGAGCCGTCGCCGAGGCCGCTGCCGAGCAGGAGCTGGAGCTGGTCCTCGCTCAATCGGTAGTCCGGGACACTGACCAGCACCTCGTGCCCCACCTGGAGAGCGCCCGCCCGCACGCGCCCATGCGGCGTGAAGATGATGTGGTTCTCGGTGGCCGCAAAGCAGCGCCGTCCGGAGCGTCCGCCCTCGACCTCGAACTGCAGGAAGTGGTCGGCCCGGCCGTTGTCGAACCAGTTGACCACCCGGCGCGGCACGATGCGCCCGGTCTTCGGGTCGTAGGACAGGACCTCCACGGGCATGCGCTGGTTGACAATCTTCCCGATCTTCGCGCTCGTCCCGTCCGCGAGGGTCACGCGCGTCGAATAATGCATGCACCCGAACATCACCCCGATCTTCTCGCGGATCTGGTTGATGAAGACCACCGCCGTCCCCGAGCGCGAGATGGCCGCGGTGAGCTTCCGGAGCGCCTGCGACATGAGGCGGGCCTGGAGGCCGGGGAGGGAATCGCCCATCTCCCCTTCCAGCTCCGCCTTGGGGACGAGGGCGGCCACCGAGTCCACGACGATGACGTCGATCGCGGCCGAGCGGACCAGGTGCTCGGCGATCTCCAGCGCCTGCTCCCCCGTGTCGGGCTGCGAGATGAGGAGGTCGTCGATGTTGACCCCGAGCGCCTTCGCGTACTGGGCGTCGAGCGCGTGCTCGGCGTCGATGAAGGCCGCATACCCGCCCTGCCGCTGGGCCTCGGCGATCACGTGGAGGGCGAGCGTCGTCTTGCCCGAGGACTCCGGCCCGTAGATCTCGGTGACGCGCCCGCGGGGGACGCCGCCCACGCCGAGGGCGAGATCGAGCGCGAGGGATCCCGTGGGGATGACGGCGATCTCCTCGAGGGCGCCCGTCGACCCGAGCTTCATGACCGCGCCCTTGCCGAACTGCCGCTCGATCTGGCTCAGGGCCAGATCCAGCGCTTGCCGGCGGTCTCGATCGGCCTTGGACTCGGCCTTGGACTCGGCCTTGGACTCGGCCTTCGACTCCCCCTTCGCGTCCGCCATCACGTCCCTCCGTCGTTCTCCCGCGTCGCGTCCATGCGCGCGGGCCTCGGCCCTCCACCGCGTCGAATCGCCGCCATTCTACGAACCGCCCCCGGCGAAGTCAACGCGCGGCGCGCGGAATCACCGCGCCGCGAGCGCCTCCTTCGCCAGCACGCTGTGCCGCGCGCCCGCCGGATGGAGATCCGAGCGCATCAGGTACACCGCGTCGACCGGCGCCTCGCCGTAGCGCTCGGCCGGGGCCGCCAGCGCCTCGACCAGCTCGACCGCCCCGCGGGGCTGGCGGGCCCGGCCGAGTGTGACGTGGGCATGGAACGGCCGCCCCTCGGGCGGGATCCTCTGCTTCGCCAGCGCGGCCTCCACCCGCGCGTGCAGCGCCGCCAGCGGCTCGGCGCCCGCCGTCACGCCCACCCACATCACCCGCGGCGCCCGCGCGGTCGGAAAGCCGCCGAACCCCCCCAGCGTCACCGCGAAGGGGGCTGTCGCCGCGCCGGCCTCGGCCAGGGCCTCGCGGACCCGGCCGAGCGTCGCCTCGTCCACCGACCCGAGGAAGCGGAGCGTGAGGTGGAGGTTGTCGGCCGCCACCCATGACACGGCTGCCCCGCGCTGGCGCAGGACCCCCGCCGCCTCGTGGATCCGCGCCCGCAGCGCGTCGGGGAGCAGCACCGCGATGAAGCTTCGCACCCCGCGAGGCGCCGGCTCCCGCGGCGCCGGGGACCCGCGACGTCCGCCCGGTCGTCTCACCGCGGAGCAACCACCGTGCCTACCCCGCGGGTGTCGGCCGAACCGCCCGACGACGCGCGCCGGACGCGCCGCCGGCGTCGCCGCGTGGATACACGTCGAATCGTGCCGAAGACGTCACGGCTCCTGGAGACAGTAGCGACGGAGGAGGTCCAGCGCCCGCACCGCCGAGAACGCCTTGTTCCTCTCGCGGTCGCTCGCGAACCGGTGGTGCTCCACCGTGACCGCCCCCGGGTCCGCCAGCGCGATGAACACCGTGCCGACCGGCTTCGTCGGCGTCCCGCCGTCCGGCCCCGCGATGCCTGTGACCGACAGCCCGAGGTCGGTGCCCGCGTGGACCCGCACGCCGCGGGCCATCGCCGCCGCGCACTCCGCCGAGACCGCCCCGTAGCGCGCCAGCACGGCCTCCGGCACCCCGAGGAGCGCCTGCTTCGCCGCGTTCGAGTAGACGACGAGGCCGCGCTCGAAGTAGGCCGAGCTCCCGGCCACCTCGGTGAGCCGGTGGCCCACGAGCCCGCCCGTGCACGACTCGGCCAGGGCCAGCGTGAGGCGCCGGGCCCGCAGGAGCCGCCCGACCACCACCTCGAGCGGCTCGTCGTCCGCTCCGTACCACGCCGGCCCGAGCTCTGCGCGGAGGGCCGGCTCGACGTCCGCGAGCCGCCCCGCGGCCGCCGCGGCGGTCGGCCCCCGCAGCCGGAGGCGCACCCACACCTCGCCGGCGGCCTCGAAGGCGCGGCCGCTCACGCCGTCGACGTCGCGGAGGGCCGTCGCCAGGCGGGTTTCCGTCTCGGCGAGGTCGAGCCCGACGAGCCGAAGCGTGTGGACGACGGTGACCGGCTCGCCGCCGGGCCGCGCGAGGCGCGAGAGCAGGTGCTCCCGCGCCAGCCCGAGCGCCTGCCGCGTCTCGTTCGGAAGGATGGCCACGAGCCCCCCCGGCACCTCGGCGAGCAGTCCCGGCTCGTCACCGACCGCGGAGACCAGCACCGCGGTGCCCTGGGGGACGAGCGCGAGCCCCTCCGCCCGGCGCGGCATGGCCTGCCCGCGCCGCGCGAACGCGCTCGACACGGCATCGAGCGCCCGGTCGCTCAGGACGAGCCGCGTCCCCAGAAGCCGCGCGAGGGCCTGGCGGGCGACCGCGGCGCCCTCGCCCTCGCCGAGGCAGACGACCAGCCCGCCCGCCGCCACCGCCTCCCGGAGGGCCCGCTCGGCCTCGGCTTCGTCGGCCGGGACGACGCGGCGCCCCCGCACCGGCACGCCGTGGCGCTGGAGCCAGCGGGCGAGCGCTGGGGCCGCGTCGGCCGCGAGGGCCGGATCAGGGGCGACGGTGAGAAGCTCGGCGGTCGTCACCGGCGGCGGCTACACCCAGGCGGCGACGCGGCCGAGCAGGTTCGCGTACACGCCGGCCAGGAGATCATCCGTGACGATGCCCCAGCCGCCGGGCAGATCCTGGAGGCGGCGGATGGGGAAGGGCTTCCAGACGTCCATGACGCGGAAGAGGAGGAACAGGCCGAGGACCCAGCCGAGGCTCCGCGGGTGGCCGAGGAGGCTTATCAGCATGCCAGCGGCCTCATCGACGACGATCGACCCGGGATCGCGCCGGCCCACGCGCGCCTCCTCGCGGCCCGCCGCCCAGATGCCGACGACCGTGACGAGGACGGCCGCGCCGAGGAGCCCGGGATCGGCCGGGCGCAGGCCCCACACGAGGAGCGCGACGGGCAGGCTGGCGACGGTGCCGGGCGCCACCGGCGCGTAGCCGATCCCGGCGCAGGTGGCGATCCACCGGGCCGCCCGGTCGAGGGCCGTGGACGGCCGCTCGGGCTCAGCCGCGAGTGGTGGCGACGCCGACCAGGTCGTACCCGTCGACCTCGACGATCTCGACCGGGATCCGCTGGCCAGGGCGCAGGCCGGCGTCGCGGAGATACACGACGCCGTCGATCTCGGGCGCCTGCGCGGCGGTCCGCCCCTCCCAGGGAAACGCGGGGTCCTCGCTTCTGCCGTCGACCAGCACCTCCTGCACCGTGCCGAGGAGCGCCCGCTGGCGCTCCCAGGCGAGCGCGTCCTGGCGCTCCTGGACGCGGCGGGCGCGCTCGGCGGCGACATCATGCGGCACCGGGGGCGACTCGGCCGCGGGCATCGCGGCGGCCTGCGTCCCCTCCTCGGCCGAGTACGTGAAGACGCCGACCCGATCGAACCGGACTTCCTCGAGGAAGTCGAGGAGGCGCCCGAACGCCGCCTCCGTCTCGCCCGGGAATCCGACCAGCACCGTCGTCCGGAGGGTGGCCCCGGGGATCGCGTCGCGGAGGGCCGCCACGATCTCGGCCATGCGCCGCCGCGTGACGCCCCGCCGCATGGCGCGGAGCACGCCGTCGTCGGCGTGCTGGATCGGCAGGTCGAGGTACGGCAGCGCGCGGGCGCGCGCGAGCTTCGCGATGAGCCGGTCCGTCACGTGGGCGGGGTGGAGGTAATGGACGCGGATCCACGGGACCGGCGTGCCGCCGAGGGCGAGGAGGAGGTCCCCGAAGTCCGGGCGGCCCGGTCCGGCCAGGTCCTTCCCGTAGGCCAGCGTATCCTGGGAGACGAGGACCACCTCGGCGACGGCCGCCCGGCCGAGCGCGTCGACCTCGGCGACGATGTCGCCGACCGGGCGGCTCCGGTGGCGTCCGCGCATGAGCGGGATCGCGCAGAAGGTACAGGCCATGTCGCAGCCTTCCGCGACCTTGACGTAGGCGTAGGGCACGCGCCCCAGGCGGACCCGCGGCGCCGCCGCGTCGTAGAGGTAGCCCGGCGGGGCGCCGGTCACCCACTCCCGGCGGGCGTCGAGGCGGTGGACGACGTCGACGATCCGGGGGAGGTCGCCCGTCCCCAGGATCGCGTCGACCTCCGGCAGCTCGGCGAGGAGCTCCGCGCCGTAGCGCTGAGAGAGGCAGCCGGTGACGATCAGCCGGGGGCGGCGGGCGCTCCGCGCCTTCCACTCGGCGAGCTCGAGGATCGTCTCGATCGACTCGGCCTTGGCGCGTTCGATGAAGGCGCAGGTGTTGACGACGAGGCAGTCGGCGGCCTCCGGATGGTCGACGGGGGTGGCGCCGGCGTGCGCGAGAGCGCCCAGCATGAGCTCGGCGTCGACCTGGTTCTTGGGGCACCCGAGGCTGACGAGGTGGACCTTCATCACCGACGGCTCAGTATAGCATCTGGCCGCGTCTCACCTCCGGAGCCTCACCACGTTGAAGGCGGCGATCGCCTTGAGGAACCCCTTGAGCGACAGCGGGCCGACCGGCTCCGCCTCGACCAGCGCCTCGACCATTCCCAGCACGCGCTGGGACACGAGCACCTGGCCCGGGCGGGCCTCCCCGCACAGGCGGGCCGCCAGGTTGGTCACGGTGCCCACCGCCCCGTAGTCCCACCGGCCCTCGAAGCCGATGGCGCCGATCGTCGCGTAGCCCTGGGCGATGCCGACGCCGAAATCCAGCTCGTAGCCGCGCCTCCGCCACTGCCCGGTCAGCTCCCGCACGCGCTCCCGCATCGCGAGCGCCATCCGGATGGCCCGCTCCGCGGCGTTCGGCACGGGTACCGGATCGTTGAAGAAGACCATCATCCCGTCCCCGGCGAACCGCTCGAGCGTGCCCTCGTGGGCCAGGATCAGGGCGCCCATCTCGGCGTGGTACTCGCGGAGGACCCCCATGACCTCCTCCGGCTCGGCGGTCTCGGCGAAGGCGGTGAAGCCCCGGAGGTCCACGAAGACCACCGTCACGTCGCGCCGGTGGGTCTGGAGGGGATCGTCGGCGCCACCGGCGACGATCAGCTCGGCGAGCTGCGGCGAGAAGAAGCGCTTGAGCCGCGACAGGCGCTCGAGCTGGCCCAGCTGCTCCGCGACCCGCTTCTCCAGCATCTGGTTCCACTCGCCGAGCTGGGCCGCCTGCGCCTCGAGCCGCGCGGCCTGCGCCTGGACCGTGTCGTGGAGCGCCTTGATCCGCAGCATCGACTTGACCCGGGCCACCAGCGCCGCCT
It encodes the following:
- the rimO gene encoding 30S ribosomal protein S12 methylthiotransferase RimO, coding for MKVHLVSLGCPKNQVDAELMLGALAHAGATPVDHPEAADCLVVNTCAFIERAKAESIETILELAEWKARSARRPRLIVTGCLSQRYGAELLAELPEVDAILGTGDLPRIVDVVHRLDARREWVTGAPPGYLYDAAAPRVRLGRVPYAYVKVAEGCDMACTFCAIPLMRGRHRSRPVGDIVAEVDALGRAAVAEVVLVSQDTLAYGKDLAGPGRPDFGDLLLALGGTPVPWIRVHYLHPAHVTDRLIAKLARARALPYLDLPIQHADDGVLRAMRRGVTRRRMAEIVAALRDAIPGATLRTTVLVGFPGETEAAFGRLLDFLEEVRFDRVGVFTYSAEEGTQAAAMPAAESPPVPHDVAAERARRVQERQDALAWERQRALLGTVQEVLVDGRSEDPAFPWEGRTAAQAPEIDGVVYLRDAGLRPGQRIPVEIVEVDGYDLVGVATTRG
- the thpR gene encoding RNA 2',3'-cyclic phosphodiesterase; protein product: MRSFIAVLLPDALRARIHEAAGVLRQRGAAVSWVAADNLHLTLRFLGSVDEATLGRVREALAEAGAATAPFAVTLGGFGGFPTARAPRVMWVGVTAGAEPLAALHARVEAALAKQRIPPEGRPFHAHVTLGRARQPRGAVELVEALAAPAERYGEAPVDAVYLMRSDLHPAGARHSVLAKEALAAR
- a CDS encoding phosphatidylglycerophosphatase A, producing MSATPACALASGSRSRSSRSTGTTWSASPPLAAEPERPSTALDRAARWIATCAGIGYAPVAPGTVASLPVALLVWGLRPADPGLLGAAVLVTVVGIWAAGREEARVGRRDPGSIVVDEAAGMLISLLGHPRSLGWVLGLFLLFRVMDVWKPFPIRRLQDLPGGWGIVTDDLLAGVYANLLGRVAAWV
- a CDS encoding nicotinamide-nucleotide amidohydrolase family protein, with translation MTTAELLTVAPDPALAADAAPALARWLQRHGVPVRGRRVVPADEAEAERALREAVAAGGLVVCLGEGEGAAVARQALARLLGTRLVLSDRALDAVSSAFARRGQAMPRRAEGLALVPQGTAVLVSAVGDEPGLLAEVPGGLVAILPNETRQALGLAREHLLSRLARPGGEPVTVVHTLRLVGLDLAETETRLATALRDVDGVSGRAFEAAGEVWVRLRLRGPTAAAAAGRLADVEPALRAELGPAWYGADDEPLEVVVGRLLRARRLTLALAESCTGGLVGHRLTEVAGSSAYFERGLVVYSNAAKQALLGVPEAVLARYGAVSAECAAAMARGVRVHAGTDLGLSVTGIAGPDGGTPTKPVGTVFIALADPGAVTVEHHRFASDRERNKAFSAVRALDLLRRYCLQEP
- a CDS encoding DinB family protein, producing the protein MTADERKSLIARYKAGPAEVTDALRGITPSELDWRPGGDEWSAREIVHHLADGDLIAAARLRRLLTEDAPRIEAFDEGIYARRFAYAARPIEPALQAIEAARATTAQILEQLGEADWRRVGTHSEMGPYSVERWLEINAVHAHDHAAQIRQNRDGWTARRP
- the recA gene encoding recombinase RecA: MADAKGESKAESKAESKAESKADRDRRQALDLALSQIERQFGKGAVMKLGSTGALEEIAVIPTGSLALDLALGVGGVPRGRVTEIYGPESSGKTTLALHVIAEAQRQGGYAAFIDAEHALDAQYAKALGVNIDDLLISQPDTGEQALEIAEHLVRSAAIDVIVVDSVAALVPKAELEGEMGDSLPGLQARLMSQALRKLTAAISRSGTAVVFINQIREKIGVMFGCMHYSTRVTLADGTSAKIGKIVNQRMPVEVLSYDPKTGRIVPRRVVNWFDNGRADHFLQFEVEGGRSGRRCFAATENHIIFTPHGRVRAGALQVGHEVLVSVPDYRLSEDQLQLLLGSGLGDGSLRSTGAHTAHFRVGHGPAQKDYLRWKHEMLVPFARAIGPVGNGYGFDTLSMPALADLRAELYDRDGRRTAAGSALDRLDARGLAVWYGDDGSFAGSYARWGKGKAVLYNKSLPPEARERVMASLERLGVGRPRDDGRGFRFDSRQTARLHALITPYLHPSVDYKLHPSLRGRFAWHPVAETESLAERRVLRAVPARILNRYVKPATRGMHRFDLEIEGQHTYLVDGVVVHNSPETTPGGRALKFYASVRLDIRRMDALKQGTESIGVRTKVKVVKNKLAPPFREAEFDMMYGEGISREGNVLDLAVEHGIVEKSGTWFSYRDQRIGQGRDNARKYLRENPKVTAEIETAVRSAVGLKARGDGA
- a CDS encoding response regulator; protein product: MRTPPRILVADDNPMNLDILQTRLAAHGYEVITAADGEAALALARAAQPDLVLLDIMMPKLDGLDVCRQLRADPALPFMPVILVTAKGDSKDVVAGLEAGADEYLTKPVDQAALVARVKSMLRIKALHDTVQAQAARLEAQAAQLGEWNQMLEKRVAEQLGQLERLSRLKRFFSPQLAELIVAGGADDPLQTHRRDVTVVFVDLRGFTAFAETAEPEEVMGVLREYHAEMGALILAHEGTLERFAGDGMMVFFNDPVPVPNAAERAIRMALAMRERVRELTGQWRRRGYELDFGVGIAQGYATIGAIGFEGRWDYGAVGTVTNLAARLCGEARPGQVLVSQRVLGMVEALVEAEPVGPLSLKGFLKAIAAFNVVRLRR
- a CDS encoding regulatory protein RecX, with protein sequence MTARRAGAETGRPRLLDAPRARAVALDLLSRRGWTRRDLRARLRRRGAPAEVAEAVVADLEARGYVDDRAFALGWAESRARGRALGSRRLRQELTARGVARPLVDAAVREAFAADDEETRAREAAARRLPLLRRATPERAGRRLQAWLLRRGFPGDIVRRVVRDACGVAIPDE